The window AAGAAGGCCTGAGAGTAGGTCTGGCAGGAGTTGCTAGGTCAAGGCAGAGAGGTAGAGCCCTGGGAGGGGGTCAGGGCAGTGGGGCCCTTTGCAGCAGCAGCTCTCCTGTGTCAGGCAGGCAGGAGCTGGCCTgagctcctttcctttctcttcgccCTCCACTCAGGATGTGCCCGATATTCCAGATCTCCAATGTTACAGGCGAGAACCTAGATCTCTTGAAGATGTTCCTCAACCTCCTCTCCCCGCGCACCAGCTACCGGGAGGAAGAGCCTGCTGAGTTTCAGATCGACGACACTTACTCTGTCCCGGTGGGTGGCTTCTGCTGGACCGAGCAGGGTGGGAGGCTGGGCAGGCACTTCCTCCCGGGTGCGTGGGATTATCTGGTGGGGAGGGGCTACGTGGAGATGGACTCACTGGGCCAGGGTCTTCTCTGCAGGGCGTGGGGACAGTCGTGTCGGGGACAACACTGAGGGGCCTGATCAAGCTGAATGACACACTGCTGCTGGGCCCAGATCCTCTGGGTAACTTCCTGTCTATTGCGGTCAAATCGATCCATCGAAAGCGCATGCCTGTCAAGGAGGTGCGGGGGGGCCAGACAGCCTCCTTCGCACTGAAGAAGGTGAGTGTGGATAATACCAAAATGCCCCTCGGACTCCGCATGTTGCTAGGCTCTGGGCCATTGCCAGTCCTCATGGCTGCTCTGGAGGGCAGGGGTTACTGACCTCacttttacacatgaggaaacaggctcagagagccTGAGTGACGTGCCCAGGAGCACACAGGTAGTAAGTGctagagccaggacttgaacccaggctgCCTGCCGCCTAAGCCCTGTTCCTCCCCCTCGTGCCTGAGCAGGGTGCCGTGAGCTCAGTAGTGAGGTCAGATAGGCACCTCCCTGCTGTGTAGAGGGTCCTACATAGGACCATTGGGGTCCATGCCAAATCCTCTTTCCCATTCAGCCTTCTGCCCCTTGTGGGGTTGGGGCAAGTGCTAGTTCTGGGCTCACCGACCTTCCCCACCAACCAAATTCACCAGCAAAGTGGGCTTTTCCTTATTCCCTCCAACAGCCATGTCACGCTCGCCCTCCTTCCACCCAGTGCTTGCCTACTTTGCCCTCACCACCTACCTAATTCTTATCCTTCAGGGCCCAGCTGAAATGCCACTTCCTGCATGGAGCCTTTCCTGACCCCCAGTAGCAGTGTTTAAACTTCCCACGTAGCACTGCAATCTGCCGAGAAGGCCTGTGGTCCAGTGCAGTGAGGGCAAGGCCAAGTTGGGGTGGTCTTCATTCCCAGGAGGCCTCCTGGTCCTCCAGGACCAGGGGGTGGAACCAGAAGGCATTATTGTCCCTGAGGTCTGAGATTCCCTCTTCCTTTCAGATTAAGCGTTCGTCCATCCGGAAAGGCATGGTGATGGTTTCCCCGCGCTTGAACCCCCAAGCGTCCTGGGAGTTTGAGGCCGAGATCCTCGTCCTCCACCATCCCACCACGATTAGCCCGCGCTACCAGGCCATGGGTAGGTGTCTAAGGGCGTTGCCAGCCCAGGAGGCCCCCCGCTCTAGAACCCTCACAAAGTGCTCTAGCAACCAAAACCCCAAAGTTTCAGCTCGAGCCAAGAAGCAGGTCTCCTTACTGTTCAGTGATGCCCTCTATTCTGCCCACGAGCTGTGGTGTTTATTCAATCCTGCAAACACAAACTGAGTGCCAGCTCTCTGTCCACTCGGTTTCCGCTGAatgctgctgtgtgccaggtgctgccaGGGTGCGGGGGACAGACGTGATGGGCAAGGGCCATGCCCTCAGGAAGCTCACAGCGGAGAAGGCACACCCAGTGCCCTGTGTTCAGGAACTAGGACCGTGGGTCCCGGGACAGGTGGGGTCTAACTGGAGGCACAGACAGGACCAGATGTCAGAGCAGCCTCAGCCCACTCGCCCGCCCTAGGCGCCCTGAGGCCCTGAGCATGCGCAGCTCAAGCCTGTTTCACACGCGCACTCCCCGCGTCCCCTGCCCTGAGGCCACGCGGTGGCTGGCGCCTGGCCTGACGTCTGGCTCCCTGGGCAGTGCACTGTGGGAGCATCCGGCAGACGGCCACCATTCTGAGCATGGACAAGGACTGTCTGCGCACTGGGGACAAGGCCAGCGTGCACTTCCGCTTCATCAAGACCCCCGAGTACCTGCACATAGACCAGCGGCTGGTGTTCCGGGAAGGCCGCACCAAGGCCGTGGGCACCATCACCAAGGTACGGCCAGGCAGGCCACCTTCCCCCAGCGAACCCCGGGGGCCACTCCAGTCCTAGACCGTGAGCCCAGCAGGTGGTTCTGGAAAAGCCCTGGGACGCTCCCGAATTGCCAGAGGCACCAGTCCCTGCCTCGGGAGAGCTAGCGTAGCACATCCCTCCTGGGGAAACGTGCCGATTTCTCATAGCCACACTCCAGATGTTTCTAGCTGCTGAGACACTCACTTGGTCTCTTGGAGACCTGAAATTAAAACTTGCCCCAGACTCTTGTTCCAGGGGCAGCAGAGACCTGGGGCTGGAGATGCAGTGGGTGCTCTGAGGAAGTGCAGCGAGCCTAGCACGGACAAGGGCCTCGAGTTCGGCTCCCCCAGCCCGGGCAGGCTGGACCCTGGCCTGGGAGCTGGACCGCGTGGGGAGGGGCCAAGGTGCCCTCATTATCGGGCAGGGGCCAGGATGGAGCCCTGTTGGGCTGAGCTGAGGCTGCCCCGGGATGCTGAGAGGGCAGGAGAACATCTCTCTAGGTCACTGCCCCTGTCATGGCCCTCCCGCCACGGACTCTGGGCTGTCACCAAGGACCAGCCAGGCCAGGGAGTGAGAAGTCCCCGACGGGGCAGGGGCGCAGGCAGCCGAGCCGATGTCACTGCCTGCACCTCCAGCCCCTCCGCTCCCCTTGGCTTGTGCAGCTCCTGCAGACCACCAACAACTCCCCGATGAACTCCAAGCCTCAGCAGATTAAAATGCAGTCAACGAAGAAAGGCCCCCTGACCAAACGAGAAGACGGGGGCCCGTCAGGAGGGCTGGCAGTAGGGGTGCCCCCACCTGGAGACGAAACTTGCTCCCTAGGGGCCGCGCAGTCATCTGCGTCCCTCAGTCTCCAGCCAACGGTGAGCATGggtgtgtcccccccccccccccccccgccgcgtCCTGGAGTTCTGACCATCTCTGCTGGGTGCgggcagggcgggggtgggggtgcggcCGTCACTCTTGTCCGTGGACTTGACGTAGGAGAGCTCCAGGCAGCCTCACCCCTGCCACATCTCTGCATAACCAGGCGTTTCCCACACCTGCTGGCACGTGAGTGCTAAGTGTGAGCCATTTGTCGCGGAAGGAGggtgtttttcaaactttgagATGTTTAATCAGTCCTGATTTCACATTTGGTTTCCACATTTCAAAGCTTCTCTTTCATAGTAAGTGTGGGTGACGTATGTGTGTGCCAGTGGCCCAAAGGTTTGAAAAACTGCGTTAGAGGACCCTCCTGTGTCCGTCCTAGAGGTCGGTGGTCTTGGGCCTGTGTCACTGGCGTTCACTCAGTATCCCCTGCCAGCTCTGTCCCCAGTTCTCTCCTGACacgccctccccctccctcctggaGTCGTTCTCCTTCTGACCTTTGGAGAAGAAAGTTTCTGCCTGGACCTGTCCTTTCTGCTCTCTCCCGCACTGAGCTGCTCTGGCTCCttcattccctttctctttccacctATGGTGGTGGCACGGGTGGGTTCCTGCTTTCTTTGTGCTTCGCTGAACTCTCTCACCAGTTATCACCTGTGACCCACCTGCTCTGTGGAAGGCAGGGCGGTGCTTGCTGCATGTGACAGAGGGAGGTGCCGTTTTCCAGGCCCATGTAGTGATGACTgctcaggctgggctgggcccacCCTGCCTGCCGTTCCCACTGCCCCGCCCTCTACTGTCCTGCTCCCTGTGGACGCTGCTTCTCAagctcctcctttctctctttcagcCCAAGCCCAGCAGTGGGGGCCGGCGACGAGGAGGCCAGCGTCACAAGGTGAAGTCCCAGGGTGCCTGTGTGACACCAGCCAGTGGCTGCTGAAtttcccctgcctcccccaccacccaaGGGATCCTCGTCGGACTCTGGCCACCGCTCCACCAGCCAGGCCAGAGCAGCTCTGAGCGCCAGCTGCCCTCCCCCAGGCCACAGCCGGAGCGTCATCTTTCCCCACCCCCGGTTTCCAGGGGCGTTGTAATTTATAAGCCGCGGAAGGTGGCCAGACTCCTGGAGGACTGACCATCTCTCCCACCTTCCTGCCCGCCTTCTTCCTCACTCACAGTTTTTGTACATCTGGGCCCCtcgtttttattccttttattatacctcgtgtgtgtgtgtgtgtgtgtgtgtgtgtgtgtgtgttactgttACAGGAGTACAGGCTGTCagggcctggtgtgtgtgtgtgtgtgtgtgttactgttACAGGAGTACAGGCCATCagggcctggtgtgtgtgtgtgtgtgtgtgtgtgtgtgtgtgtgtgtgtgtgtgtgttactgttACAGGAGTACAGGCCGTCagggcctggtgtgtgtgtgtgtgtgtgtgttactgttACAGGAGTACAGGCTGTCagggcctggtgtgtgtgtgtgtgtgtgtgttactgttACAGGAGTACAGGCCATCagggcctggtgtgtgtgtgtgtgtgtgtgtgtgtgtgtgtgtgtgtgtgtgtgttactgttACAGGAGTACAGGCCGTCagggcctggtgtgtgtgtgtgtgtgtgtgtgtgtgtgtgtgtgtgagacacagGAGTACAGGCTGTCagggcctggtgtgtgtgtgtgtgtgtgtgtgtgtgtgtgtgactgttaCAGGAGTACAGGCTGTCagggcctggtgtgtgtgtgtgtgtgtgtgtgtgtgtgtgtgtgtgactgttaCAGGAGTACAGGCTGTCAGGGCCTGGCAGTcgtttctccttccctcctcctggctgGCTGCCTGCCCATTTGTCCATCCGTCcatgtgtctgtctctctgagAACCTTTAGGGACTATCAAGAGCTGAAGCGTGCCCTCCTTCCCTGGCTCTGTACCCTGAACCTCTGTGGAGCCAGTCTGGGGGTTTCTAGGTGTAAGTGCTGCTGCCAGCTCAGGGAACCCCCCTGGGACTTGGGGGTTCCAGCAGGGTGGAGAGTGCTGGCTTCCTTTTCtatctctgtctttctccttaAACCCCCAAACAGGTAATGCCAAAAGCTCTTAAATTGTAACCTGTAGATGTGTGGAGGGGAGGTGATTGGATTGTAGGCCCTCCCTGCCCCTAACCCCGACCCTTGCCGCTGACCCAAAGACAGCTGGTGGCTTTTCTGTCCCCTTGGAGACAATCCTGTTTGCCTGGCAGGCCAGGACAACTCCTGCTCTGCCATTCTGCTGAGTGGGAGGCTCCCAGCTCACCTAGGAGCCGCCCCCGCTTGGACTCGGGGCTCCAGGCCCTGATGACCTGATGGGGTCGCCTGCTCAGGGTCATGCTCACTAGCACGTCCTGTTGGTGGGGTGCAGGTGTTCTCTGAGTCAGGCTAGGACTAGAACCCCTTCTTCCTCATCACACCCTGCCACATCGCCCCAGTGTGGCTGCCACAGGAGCACAACAGTGAAGCGCCCAAGCCCCAGGTTTGGAAGCCCCAGTGGGGATGCTGGACGGGCAGGTAGTGGGCAGTGAAAGACCCTTCCGGGCCTAGCACAGAGCATTAAGACCTCTGGAAGAATCACTGCCTGGAACGGGGGTGGGGTTGCCCAGGCCAGAGATGCCATGTGCGCCCTGAACCAGCTGGGTCTGAGCTGTGGCCTGAAGCCCTCAGTTTCAGGGGGCTGATGGGTGGAGGTGTGTGTGTTCTCGAGCCGGGGCAGACACCCAGCTGGCTGGGCCCTCCTCAGCCTTGCCTCTATTTTGTCCCCAACACTTCTTCCCTTCTCCTGGACTGCTAGTCCCTTCACCTCCCCTTCTAGCTCTTTCTATTAGTTACCACTGACCTGTGGCAATGGACCGACAAGACCAgcacacaaaataaaagtttgttctAAGTTGACGGTGTGGGTGGTCCCTGTCCAGCCCTTCCAGGTGGACGTGCTGCCCTAGAGCCCTGtctgcagggcagggctggggggagcCCAGCTTCTGTCAGGCAGGCGT of the Rhinolophus sinicus isolate RSC01 linkage group LG02, ASM3656204v1, whole genome shotgun sequence genome contains:
- the GTPBP1 gene encoding GTP-binding protein 1 isoform X2 — translated: MEASYATVKSMAEQIEADVILLRERQEAGGRVRDYLVRKRVGDNDFLEVRVAVVGNVDAGKSTLLGVLTHGELDNGRGFARQKLFRHKHEIESGRTSSVGNDILGFDSEGNVVNKPDSHGGSLEWTKICEKSTKVITFIDLAGHEKYLKTTVFGMTGHLPDFCMLMVGSNAGIVGMTKEHLGLALALNVPVFVVVTKIDMCPANILQETLKLLQRLLKSPGCRKIPVLVQSKDDVIVTASNFSSERMCPIFQISNVTGENLDLLKMFLNLLSPRTSYREEEPAEFQIDDTYSVPGVGTVVSGTTLRGLIKLNDTLLLGPDPLGNFLSIAVKSIHRKRMPVKEVRGGQTASFALKKIKRSSIRKGMVMVSPRLNPQASWEFEAEILVLHHPTTISPRYQAMVHCGSIRQTATILSMDKDCLRTGDKASVHFRFIKTPEYLHIDQRLVFREGRTKAVGTITKLLQTTNNSPMNSKPQQIKMQSTKKGPLTKREDGGPSGGLAVGVPPPGDETCSLGAAQSSASLSLQPTPKPSSGGRRRGGQRHKVKSQGACVTPASGC